The window tgaTATTTCGTGGTTTTTTGTAACATTCCAGAgtaattttttaagagtgtaacaatgtgctacaaagttgtagagcatacaATTTCGCGggcaactttttcaatttttttgtgggtTGGCAGAGAATGATCCAAATCTTAAtccaaaaggattttttttaaattattttgaaaattttatgttaaaacagCTATTTcaaagaaacctctttttacgcgatatttcatatttttcatttttagcaaaatcgagattatcCCGCCAAGGAATAAGATGGCGTTCTaattttagattaaattttcaaaaggtccgatcagcataggaaacccatgactcataggttgttttgaaaatttagtctaGAATTaatcttctgaaacttgaattgGGTACTATGTAAATTATTATGtacaaaggtaaaaaaaacacgattaaaaaccatctctgatcactttttttcattttaaatgcaaaaaaatattgacaagacaacatttttcgatggatcaactatggtcccctcgaaacgagctgtcaagtaggaccttttctgtcaagaagggccgtgaagtaaattgttaaaaattgaattaaaaatccatttaaacggtgcacatcaaccagagcttttgctcCAAGCTTTTTTATACAGATATtgtagtattttcgaaactacgggaactatcgatatattgttttattcaaaaaaataaaaaaatataaaaatttaaataacaacaaatagtctcaacatttgaatgcgaAAAGTGTTCTAGAATGCATTTTACCACGCATTTTACacaagttcagttgttttgcaaacattagttttcaaaaatgtaagttttGACGGAATCAAAAATTGGGTACTACAAGATTAAAAACCAttcctgatcacttttttttattttaatgcaaaaaaaaaaatgacaagacaacatttttgcgATGGATCAATTATGGtcctcttggaacgagctgtcaagtaggaacttttctgtcaagaaggactgcgaggttaatttttttaaattgatttaaaaatccattttaaactctttgtggtcgtacaaagggtcattgtactcagaaaaataagctttttcgctgaaaacaataatatcagcaatctaagcttcattttaggacacaattttaacgaaaaaaaaaacgtttcgcGATAgtgaacatcgaaaattttcaaaaattcaggagatttttaaatcaacccaaacctGCTAAAATTCCCTGACAGACGGACCGGGCCGACAACGGCCCGAAAACCGCCGGACGGCTCGACAAAACGGCCCGAATTCCGTCGGTTTGTCCAACGGAATTCGGGCCCTTTTCGTGCGTATTTGCAACACTTTGTCCGACGATCGTCGAAATCGAcgtttgagaaaatcgacgttGACGGGCCGTTGTCGGGCCGATTTCCGGCGACTTTGTTATTTAGAATGTCCTGCCACTGTCGGACGCTCACGTTTCGGATTTAGgggttaatttaataatttaatacataCAAAAGTAAACTTTAttgcaaataactttatttttatttataaatatcgATAATTGATGTATTTTTGTCTTCGGTGAGTTCTTGAAAGCCTGTTTTAATCCAAAGAAGCAGCTCTggcatgttttatttttgtctttGCCTAAGAGAAAGggtaatttaagaaaatatgaagaaaaaaaaacaagcaaattaagaatttacctCTTTCTCCACCGCATCACCTAATTGACTGACAGCTGCTTATCACTGATGATGGCCGAATCCACGCCGATTAAAGTTCCCTGGTAGTTCCTCCGGATAGATCAATTTGTCCACCGCGGCCGGATTCCGTCCAGGGAAAAACATGTTTGTTTGACTTGTTCCCACTAgtatcattttaaataaaatttaatggatttggtgaaaagaaaaacttttgaaGACTCCACTTAGTGAAAATCAATGATCTGTCATAAATTTTATCACCGCCTACCTAGTTTTCTATAGGCCGATCAAGCGCAGGACAAACGCTCGAAAATGGCAGGACAAGATCGATTTCGAGTAGATAACGCTCCGATCCGCACGACCGCGGGACTTCAGTCTATCAGGGTTGATGCTAAACGaaaggaaatgcattttaaattgaattcagctgattgcacataaatttccattgaaatcttgaagtttttagaaaaaaaaattttgcccctttatttttcgggccaactttgaaggtgggggtgacaaaaactttaaataaaattagtaccagccttataggaccttttcaaaaaaataaataaaaaaaactctagaatttaacTAATGTTGTTTggttttggctgccgatgcaaACAGATTCAGGACCCTATTCTGAGATTTGAACCTGAACTCAAAAACATATTCGCAGTGTCCTTCCCCTCGCATGCCCATTTTTGTTGTCTCGATCCGGCCCTGCCCTCgtcgctgttgttgttgctttgcgCATTTGACAGCTTTGAACCTCGCGCAACAAACTGTCACCGcttgaaacaaaaaacagaaaacagtcGCCGCAACGAGAAGCCGCGCGCTTTGCttcaattttgtgaaatttggatttttgtagATTTCGAGCAGCTGTTCCCGGAAAACTTATcgaaaatgtcttcaaaagaaAGCTGCCCGGTTGTGGTAAGTAGGTTAACATTGATTAACGTAGGACGAATTGTATTTCCTTGGTTATCTTCTCGCAGAACATCCCGTGCAACTTGGGAAAGCGGCACGGCATTACTGCGGCATGGTTCACCGAGGACAAGATCTCCGTGACGGCGTACAGCAACCAGCTGCTGCAGTCGGTCAACAATCGGTCTCCGGTAAACGCGCCGGTTAAGGTAACGCACCTGGCGCCGACCTTCATCCTTGACGAACCGATCTTGCGGAGTTTGGTGTCGGAGTGCTCGAACGTGTTCCTGAACCTGCAGGTCGTCAAGAGTAGCTCGCCGGCGGCCTCGATTGACTATTTGAAGATATCGCGGACGTATCGGAGTGCGATTCGGGCATGCTTGGAGAAGCTGGAGGATTTGATTACGAACACGAAGCCGCGGGACTTGGAGCAGTACCAGAACTATGTGACGATCTTTTACTCGGTGGAGTACATTTGGCATTTGGTGGAGATTTTGATTGTTGATTCGAACTCGGCCACGGCTGTGGTGCCGAATTTGCTGGAGTGGGTGCAGTATCACTTTCCGACGGCGAACCGGATGGCGACGGAGCTGCTGCAGCAGGGTCGGGATGTGGACTCGAACGAGGAGTACTGGGGCGTGGTCAAGGGGTTGATCATTCAGGGGCAGATTCAGGTGGCGAGGGCACTGCTGAGGCTGCACACTAAGTCGGAGATGGTTTGCTTCGAGGTGGCCGAGCAGATTCTGCAGACGATGCCGATTTACAGCGCTTACGGGGGGTTGTCGGTGCCGAAGTTCAAGTCCCAGTGGCAGTACTGGTCGGCGAACGCGCGGTCGAAGATCGACGCGGGGATTTTGGCCGCTGAGCCTGACTTGGAGGAGATTGTGAAGCTGGTTGTTGGCGATCGTCAAACGTGGACGAAACAGTGCCGGTATGCGACCAGTTGGTTCGAGTACTTCCCTGGATATTTGTTTTATACGGAGTCCACTTGCAAGTACTACGAGCTGGGGACGTTTGCCAACACCTGGCTCTCGCAGTGCATCAGCACCGGCGGAATGAACGCAACTTATAAATATCTGGACAAAATTATCCTCTCCGTCATGGAGAACAATCTGCCCCAAGTGCTGCACAACATTCAGAACATCTGCGACAACAAGTGGTTCCTGACGCACCTTGTAGACCTGCTCTATCACTGCGGCCAGCTTACCCTGTCCACCGGAGGCACCGAAGACCAGGACGCGGAGAAGCTCTTCCGCGAATCGCTTCTCTACGATTTCGGCACCCTGCTCATGTCTCGCAACGCTTCCCTCTGGGAAGTCGGCCTGGATTATCTCGAGTTCTCCAGCACGGAAGGCCTCGGAGCTCGGGAGGCCCTCCTAGCCCGCATCCCCATCCGTAACGAGAAGCAAGCGCTCAAACTGATCAGCGCCGCCAAGAAGAACAACTTCCCCGCCGTCGAAAGCGAAATCTGCAAGGTGCTGGTCAAACGGAACCTTGCCAACCGCCTGTACGGCAACGCGCTCGAGTGGGCCATTCGGTCGCGAGACAGTTTCTACGTGACGGCCGTCGCCAACATCTTCCTCGAGCACTACTGCAACACCGGCGAGATCATGTGCGAGGACGTGATCGCGAACGTGGGCGCGAAAATGTTCTGCTCGCCGCGGCTCATCTTCCTGGTCAAGTACTACGACTTCCGTCAGTTCTATCGCGAGCGATCGTTTGCGCAAGCAGCGGAGCTGCTCATCAATCTGCTCGACTCCAAAATCACCCCAAGCTAGTAAGTCAAAATCAATCTCAACCCCCCACACAAAATAACCAGCATTAAACCTTTCAGCTTCTGGCCATCGCTCCTCGCGGACACCATCCCCCTGCTGGAGTTCAAAGAACCGGTCATCCCGACCAAGGAAACGTACACCATTCTGCACCACCTGGAGTGGGACCTGGTGCCGATGATTGAGAAGCGCAAGGAGCAACTAAAGGGAGCTAAGACGGCGGCTCAGCAGCAGCAAGGACAGCAACAGTCTCAGCAGATGGACACGGATGAAGGGGACGATAACAACCAGACGTTGAATGCAAAGTTTGCGCCCAACTTGCTCAACAACTGCACGGACGATTTGGTGAAGTTGCTGCGGTTGGCGTGTACGCGCAATTTGGCGCGGGCGTTTATTATTGAGAATACTGTTGCGGATTAAAAGGGAGtgttcattttgataattttcttgAAAGTAATAAATGTCGTTGTAAGAATTAAGTGTGAGTACGTGGTTTTGGTTAAAAGAACTTGGGAAATCCTCAAAATCAAAATCCTACAAATCCTAATTCTTTGCTCCAGATTTGGGCAGACTTGCGTTACTGTACTGACCTCCAGAACAGTAACATCCTACCTCAAATTGTTTTATGAACTAATTTACTTCATTTCTGATTGATTACGCACTTTCAGTAGGGCTGTTTGGCTAAGACTttgaaaacttcatttttgcaataccgtcgtgaaactacttacttttcctgtcattcttgaacgacgaaatagcctacttttctgtaccaaaaataacagaatcgaatagcaacacttttcaaaataaatgctgaaaagttctacttttcagcactgaaatgggtgctgaaaagttgaacttttcagcacttgtttcgaaaagtaacacttttcaacatttttttgattcaaaagaTTTATtggcaaaatacatgaaaatttgacataaaatttcactcaatgggtgtttttcggaattgcaaaaaatgttgtatggaactcgttgcaaaacttgattttttcagcactcttcgtatttatccaactcggtgaatctcgttggataaatgtacgactcatgctgaaaaaatcctctttttgcaacatgttgcataaactactattttactgttatttttttcctttctacGCAGTAGGTATCTCAAAAGTCCAATCTACAATGTTTTTACGGGGATATGGGAAGGTCCACCATATAGATTTCACGAATCGAGTTTTCAAAAgcagtttttaagaaaatgccGTAACGTAGAAAGTGTTCTGTTTGTTGCAGATGAGAAAAAGGACGATTGCAAGCAAACTGTCGAGTTCAGAAATCTAAATAAGTTGAGGGTAACCTTGCCGGCAGCtatgttgttcttcagcttcctgatTTCCCTCTccaccgtctccagatcaggtgctGGGAACTGGTCTTCAGCTGTGGGTGGTCCAAGGTTGACGCCTACGTCGCCCCGTTCGCTCCATTCTCGGTCTTATTGCGCGCTAAGTCTGTTCTTTGTGGGGTTTTTTAGGGTTTCCTTTTGCTTTTAGAGTTTGTAATCGCAAAAATATGTattaattttatagaaaattttctgaacttaatttttttttgagatggcCGCTTAggatcactatttttaaaaatagaaaaactgcaaatatttcgctgaaatcaaatattcggtggctatatcttgaaatcggggtaccaaattgatcagaaaattcactcaaaagttacagatttttttgaatattaacgtacaatttttgtatggacagctgccaaaattgtatggagacttgtacgggGGAACCAATTacataaaatggcttctttggtgatatgATAGagaaggccccacaaagtttgagccaaaaatgcaaataaaatccatttccggttttggtagagaattgctcaaattttagGGTCCAcaaaactgccgttctacgcatacttgtcccatgttcaaaaaagtgcaactgagaaaaacgcgattgaaatttttcgtccgttttttgtgtttctacgcataattgtcccgtgggtccctattcaccccGTAAGTCCCTAATCATCACAGTTaacagtttatcactcttatttgtaatcTACTTGCtttacattaggtaaacaagacacaatacttcttaaaactgataatttggtgaaagaaaatacttggtgggacaattatgcgtagaagtacaacgatgggacaaacagacttggtgttgttttcaatgagtttctgaacaaagtactagattttatgtgtttttcgaaaagtaaacgtcaaactaaccccaaaaatgacaaaaagtcaaaattgaccaaaaatgacatgggacaattatgcgtagaacggcagaaaaggtcacaaaacaaaaattatgaaacacagaattttttttttttttttttttgcggatcgAGGTGGGATAGCCAggatcaagtcagtccaagtccggttgtgTAAAGGAATGGTAATGGTCGTGTCAATCACATGCGGATCGCTCGCACTCCATGGGAGCGGGGATTGAGGACATGATTGGGTAGGTTAAAATGAGATTGTGTTTGTGAGAGTATGTAATCGTGTAATGATGTAAATAAGCTAAATCGAAACTTCGTGCTCAATCGCCGCCCCCAATGTTCATTAAAAACC of the Culex pipiens pallens isolate TS unplaced genomic scaffold, TS_CPP_V2 Cpp_Un0046, whole genome shotgun sequence genome contains:
- the LOC128093766 gene encoding nuclear pore complex protein Nup75-like is translated as MSSKESCPVVNIPCNLGKRHGITAAWFTEDKISVTAYSNQLLQSVNNRSPVNAPVKVTHLAPTFILDEPILRSLVSECSNVFLNLQVVKSSSPAASIDYLKISRTYRSAIRACLEKLEDLITNTKPRDLEQYQNYVTIFYSVEYIWHLVEILIVDSNSATAVVPNLLEWVQYHFPTANRMATELLQQGRDVDSNEEYWGVVKGLIIQGQIQVARALLRLHTKSEMVCFEVAEQILQTMPIYSAYGGLSVPKFKSQWQYWSANARSKIDAGILAAEPDLEEIVKLVVGDRQTWTKQCRYATSWFEYFPGYLFYTESTCKYYELGTFANTWLSQCISTGGMNATYKYLDKIILSVMENNLPQVLHNIQNICDNKWFLTHLVDLLYHCGQLTLSTGGTEDQDAEKLFRESLLYDFGTLLMSRNASLWEVGLDYLEFSSTEGLGAREALLARIPIRNEKQALKLISAAKKNNFPAVESEICKVLVKRNLANRLYGNALEWAIRSRDSFYVTAVANIFLEHYCNTGEIMCEDVIANVGAKMFCSPRLIFLVKYYDFRQFYRERSFAQAAELLINLLDSKITPSYFWPSLLADTIPLLEFKEPVIPTKETYTILHHLEWDLVPMIEKRKEQLKGAKTAAQQQQGQQQSQQMDTDEGDDNNQTLNAKFAPNLLNNCTDDLVKLLRLACTRNLARAFIIENTVAD